Proteins encoded within one genomic window of Coleofasciculus chthonoplastes PCC 7420:
- the uvrA gene encoding excinuclease ABC subunit UvrA yields the protein MSDPTPIASNPTPSLNGNQPPSQNTIRIRGARQHNLKNINLDLPRDRLIVFTGVSGSGKSSLAFDTIFAEGQRRYVESLSAYARQFLGQLDKPDVDAIEGLSPAISIDQKSTSNNPRSTVGTVTEIYDYLRLLFGRAGEPHCPICDRNIAPQTIDQMCDRVMELPDRTKFHILAPVVRGKKGTHKKLLSSLAAEGFVRVRVDGVIQTLSDPIELDKNYTHTIEVVIDRLIKKPGLQERLTDSLATCLKLSSGIAVIQVLNDSTAVPPDSKSIPTDEKNTRSSEQQIPQEIVFSENFACPEHGAVMEELSPRLFSFNSPYGACPHCHGLGNLRTFSPELVVPEPSQPIYCAIAPWSDRDNSYYLSLLYNIGQAYGFELGTPWQKLNPEQKQVILYGADNPIWIEEYNDYRRYRGVLPILQKQYDETNSDTYKQKLEQYLVDQPCEVCKGKRLKPETLAVRLGQYRITDLIEVSIGESRQRIDQLNLSSRQAKIGELALKEIKARLQFLLDVGLDYLTLDRAAMTLSGGEAQRIRLATQIGAGLTGVLYVLDEPSIGLHQRDNGRLLATLQKLRDLGNTLIVVEHDEETIRTADCIIDIGPKAGVHGGEIVVQGNLGELLNSETSLTGAYLSGRQRIETPGERREGNGRLLALKNAHRNNLKHIDVEIHLGKLVCITGVSGSGKSTLVNELLYPALQHHLSRKIPFPKELGKVKGLNGVDKAIVIDQSPIGRTPRSNPATYTGVFDVIRGLFAETIEAKARGYKAGRFSFNVKGGRCEACGGQGVNVIEMNFLPDVYVQCEVCKGARYNRETLQVKYKGYSIADVLNMTVEEALEVFKNIPRAVNRLQTLVDVGLGYVHLGQPAPTLSGGEAQRVKLATELSRRATGKTLYLIDEPTTGLSFYDVHHLLNVLQRLVDKGNSVLVIEHNLDVIRSSDWVIDLGPEGGDKGGEVIAVGTPEDVAENEKSYTGMYLKEVLKQYPLKGESASC from the coding sequence ATGTCTGATCCAACCCCGATCGCCTCCAACCCAACCCCATCCCTGAATGGAAACCAACCCCCCAGCCAAAACACCATCCGCATCCGGGGTGCCAGACAACATAACCTAAAAAACATTAACCTCGATCTCCCGCGCGATCGCTTAATCGTATTCACAGGCGTCTCTGGTTCCGGTAAATCCTCCCTCGCCTTTGATACCATCTTCGCTGAAGGACAACGCCGCTACGTCGAATCCCTCAGCGCTTACGCCCGTCAATTCCTGGGACAACTGGATAAACCCGACGTAGACGCCATTGAAGGCTTAAGCCCCGCCATCTCCATTGACCAAAAATCCACATCCAATAATCCCCGTTCCACTGTGGGTACAGTTACCGAGATTTACGACTACCTGCGCCTATTATTTGGTCGCGCCGGAGAACCCCACTGTCCAATCTGCGATCGCAACATCGCCCCCCAAACCATTGACCAAATGTGCGATCGCGTCATGGAACTTCCCGATCGCACCAAGTTCCATATCCTCGCCCCTGTTGTTCGAGGCAAAAAAGGCACACACAAGAAGCTACTCTCCAGTTTAGCCGCCGAAGGATTTGTTCGCGTCCGCGTCGATGGCGTGATCCAAACTCTTTCTGATCCAATTGAGTTGGATAAAAATTATACCCACACCATTGAAGTGGTGATTGACCGCCTAATTAAAAAGCCAGGACTCCAGGAACGTTTAACCGACTCCCTGGCAACTTGTCTTAAGCTTAGCAGTGGAATTGCGGTAATTCAGGTATTAAATGATTCAACCGCCGTCCCACCCGACTCAAAGTCTATACCGACTGACGAAAAAAATACAAGGTCTTCCGAACAACAAATCCCCCAAGAAATCGTCTTTTCAGAAAACTTTGCTTGTCCCGAACATGGCGCGGTGATGGAGGAATTATCTCCTAGACTCTTTTCCTTTAACTCTCCCTATGGCGCTTGTCCTCACTGTCACGGATTAGGCAATTTACGCACCTTTTCCCCCGAACTCGTTGTCCCCGAACCCAGCCAACCGATATACTGTGCGATCGCGCCTTGGTCGGATCGAGATAATTCCTATTACTTGTCCCTGCTTTACAATATCGGACAAGCTTATGGCTTTGAACTGGGAACACCCTGGCAGAAACTGAACCCGGAACAGAAACAGGTAATTCTCTACGGGGCGGATAATCCGATTTGGATCGAAGAATATAACGATTACCGTCGTTATCGGGGGGTACTTCCGATTTTGCAAAAGCAATATGACGAAACTAATTCCGATACTTATAAACAGAAATTAGAGCAATATTTAGTCGATCAACCCTGTGAAGTATGTAAAGGGAAACGATTAAAGCCAGAAACCTTAGCGGTACGGCTAGGACAGTATCGGATTACCGATTTAATAGAGGTTTCCATTGGCGAAAGTCGCCAACGGATTGACCAATTAAATCTATCATCCCGTCAGGCAAAAATAGGTGAACTTGCCCTCAAAGAAATTAAGGCACGATTGCAATTTCTCTTAGATGTCGGCTTAGATTATCTCACCCTAGATCGGGCAGCGATGACTCTTTCTGGTGGAGAAGCCCAGCGAATTCGTCTGGCGACTCAGATTGGTGCAGGATTGACAGGGGTTTTGTATGTATTAGATGAACCGAGTATTGGCTTACATCAACGAGATAATGGACGGTTATTAGCAACTTTGCAGAAATTACGGGATTTAGGAAATACCTTAATTGTGGTGGAACATGATGAAGAAACCATTCGCACCGCTGATTGTATTATTGATATTGGTCCCAAAGCGGGAGTTCATGGGGGCGAAATTGTGGTTCAGGGGAATTTAGGGGAATTACTCAATAGTGAAACCTCGTTAACAGGAGCCTATTTATCCGGACGCCAGAGAATTGAAACCCCAGGAGAACGGCGGGAAGGTAATGGGCGTTTATTGGCTCTCAAAAATGCCCACCGAAATAACCTCAAACATATTGATGTAGAGATTCATTTAGGTAAGTTGGTTTGCATTACTGGGGTTTCCGGTTCCGGGAAATCTACGTTAGTGAATGAACTCCTTTATCCAGCGTTGCAACATCACCTGAGTCGAAAGATACCGTTTCCCAAAGAGTTAGGTAAAGTTAAGGGATTGAATGGCGTAGATAAAGCGATTGTCATTGATCAATCCCCAATTGGTAGAACTCCGCGTTCTAATCCCGCCACCTATACTGGGGTATTTGATGTGATTCGCGGACTCTTTGCTGAAACCATCGAAGCCAAAGCCAGAGGCTATAAAGCTGGACGGTTTTCATTTAACGTGAAAGGGGGACGCTGCGAAGCCTGTGGCGGACAGGGCGTGAATGTGATTGAAATGAATTTTCTCCCCGATGTTTATGTGCAATGTGAGGTTTGCAAAGGCGCAAGATATAACCGAGAAACCTTGCAGGTGAAATATAAGGGATATTCAATTGCTGATGTTTTAAATATGACAGTGGAGGAGGCGCTGGAGGTATTTAAGAATATCCCGCGTGCGGTGAATCGTTTACAAACTCTCGTGGATGTAGGGTTAGGCTATGTGCATTTAGGACAACCTGCACCCACGTTATCCGGGGGAGAAGCGCAACGGGTAAAATTGGCGACGGAGTTATCGCGACGGGCGACAGGAAAGACGTTGTATTTAATTGATGAACCGACAACGGGGTTATCGTTTTATGATGTGCATCATTTATTAAATGTGTTGCAGCGATTGGTGGATAAGGGGAATTCGGTGTTGGTAATTGAGCATAATTTAGATGTGATTCGTTCTAGCGATTGGGTAATTGATTTAGGTCCTGAAGGGGGCGATAAAGGCGGAGAAGTGATTGCGGTGGGGACGCCAGAGGATGTGGCGGAGAATGAAAAATCATATACGGGTATGTATTTAAAGGAGGTGTTGAAGCAGTATCCGTTGAAAGGGGAAAGTGCTAGTTGTTAG
- a CDS encoding type II toxin-antitoxin system RelE family toxin, producing the protein MKFTIEITEEAIEDLEYFDKATRVTILDAVERQLADQPLQETRNRKPLRPGSKFNWELRVANYRVFYDVIQETVIVNVVAVGYKEHNKLYIRGQEVKL; encoded by the coding sequence ATGAAGTTCACGATTGAAATTACTGAAGAGGCAATTGAAGATTTGGAGTATTTTGATAAGGCTACGCGAGTGACTATTCTTGATGCAGTTGAACGTCAACTTGCTGATCAACCTTTGCAAGAAACTCGGAATCGTAAGCCGCTTCGACCGGGTTCCAAGTTCAATTGGGAATTAAGGGTCGCTAACTACCGAGTCTTTTATGATGTAATTCAGGAAACTGTAATAGTCAATGTAGTTGCCGTAGGATACAAAGAGCATAACAAACTTTATATTCGAGGTCAGGAAGTCAAGTTATGA
- a CDS encoding DUF433 domain-containing protein — protein sequence MSYRNIITIEPGKRGGKPCIRRMRITVYDVLGWLAAGMSHTEILDDFPELTEEDIRACLAFAADRERRIIAVVGDI from the coding sequence ATGAGTTATCGAAACATCATCACCATTGAACCGGGCAAGCGCGGCGGGAAGCCTTGTATTAGACGAATGCGGATTACCGTGTATGATGTATTGGGCTGGTTGGCGGCGGGAATGTCCCATACAGAAATCTTAGATGATTTCCCGGAGTTAACAGAGGAAGATATCCGAGCGTGTTTGGCATTTGCGGCTGATCGGGAACGTCGTATTATTGCTGTGGTAGGTGATATTTGA
- a CDS encoding type II toxin-antitoxin system Phd/YefM family antitoxin, with translation MKIVEIGQANATLAEYTSELAEEPVIITSNGQPIAALITLENVDMETISLSTNPQFIELIERSRERRRAEGGISSTEMRRRLGLSNEDSF, from the coding sequence ATGAAAATCGTGGAAATTGGACAGGCAAACGCAACACTGGCTGAATATACCTCTGAGCTAGCTGAGGAACCCGTTATTATTACTAGCAACGGTCAACCTATTGCCGCTTTGATTACATTAGAAAACGTCGATATGGAGACGATTTCACTGAGTACCAATCCTCAATTTATTGAATTAATTGAGCGTTCACGGGAACGTCGTCGCGCTGAGGGAGGAATTTCTAGCACAGAAATGCGGCGTAGACTGGGATTGAGTAATGAAGATAGTTTTTAG
- a CDS encoding type II toxin-antitoxin system RelE family toxin, whose product MNSEAIARRTLHNSPSWVGIILSDIGYPNIKPTYADRGMAYRIEYSPESETHLQYLTARQQAIVLDTVDEQLMYQPTVETKNRKLMRPNPLAPWELRIGNLRVYYDIEEEPDAVVYINAVGIKERNQVRIAGEIYDL is encoded by the coding sequence ATGAATTCTGAGGCGATCGCACGCCGCACTCTCCACAATTCCCCAAGTTGGGTTGGCATCATTTTATCAGATATTGGGTATCCTAATATTAAGCCAACTTACGCTGATAGAGGTATGGCGTACCGCATCGAATACTCACCGGAATCAGAGACACATCTACAATATCTAACGGCTCGACAGCAGGCAATTGTCTTGGATACTGTCGATGAGCAACTGATGTATCAACCGACAGTTGAGACAAAAAACCGAAAGCTAATGCGCCCTAATCCCCTTGCTCCTTGGGAACTTCGCATTGGTAATTTGCGCGTCTATTATGATATAGAAGAGGAGCCTGACGCCGTTGTATATATCAATGCTGTCGGCATCAAGGAACGCAATCAAGTTCGTATCGCTGGGGAGATTTATGACCTATGA
- a CDS encoding DUF2442 domain-containing protein, translated as MTTLTLEIEPFASQISVTDERLIVDLADGRSLSVPLAWYPRLIYASPTERQNWQLLGDGYAIEWTDLDEHIGIEGLLAGRRSGESQQSLERWLATRSSSAS; from the coding sequence ATGACTACTTTAACACTTGAGATAGAACCATTTGCTAGCCAAATTAGCGTCACTGATGAGCGGCTAATTGTAGACTTAGCTGATGGTCGAAGTCTCAGCGTTCCCTTAGCTTGGTATCCACGTTTGATATATGCTTCACCCACAGAACGGCAAAACTGGCAATTACTAGGTGATGGCTACGCGATCGAGTGGACTGATTTAGACGAACATATTGGAATTGAGGGGTTATTGGCAGGTAGACGCAGTGGTGAAAGTCAGCAATCACTTGAGCGTTGGTTGGCTACACGCAGTAGCTCTGCTAGTTAA
- a CDS encoding DUF4160 domain-containing protein, producing MPTVLQVGPYSFIFFSSDRGEPAHIHVKRDRQIAIFWLEPISLEKNRGFKEHELNQIAKKKGRISSCVVGCVA from the coding sequence ATGCCTACAGTTCTTCAGGTTGGTCCTTACAGTTTTATCTTTTTCAGCTCTGATCGGGGTGAACCTGCTCACATTCACGTTAAGCGAGATAGGCAAATTGCAATATTTTGGCTGGAACCTATTTCTTTAGAAAAGAATCGGGGCTTTAAGGAACACGAGTTGAATCAAATTGCTAAGAAGAAAGGAAGAATATCAAGCTGTGTTGTTGGATGCGTGGCATGA
- a CDS encoding pentapeptide repeat-containing protein, with protein sequence MIVRVDGSGHTNLLDAKLLNATLKNASLLNANLGRANLENANLKNVNLENTFLRDANLKRANLEDANLKNGNLGNANLKDANLDRANLEDANLEDAIMPDITKHP encoded by the coding sequence ATAATTGTCAGGGTTGATGGTTCAGGGCATACCAACCTGTTAGATGCCAAGTTGTTGAATGCTACCTTAAAAAATGCCAGTCTACTGAATGCCAACCTAGGGCGTGCCAACCTAGAGAATGCCAACTTGAAGAATGTCAACCTGGAGAATACTTTCCTAAGAGATGCCAACCTAAAGCGTGCCAATCTAGAGGATGCCAACTTAAAGAATGGTAATTTAGGTAATGCCAATCTAAAAGATGCCAACTTAGATAGGGCTAACTTAGAGGATGCCAACCTAGAGGATGCAATTATGCCCGATATAACCAAACATCCATAG